The stretch of DNA TTAGAGCTATTTACTACTGCTTTCCACAAAATGATTTAAAGTAGCCCCTCATGACAATATAGTCATAGCGAAGTGTTTATGTCTAaatgtgtccatgcatgtggaCACTGAATGGCTAGTCATGTGATAAAGTATTGTAGGTGAATGTGACTGCAGTGGAAAATGTTTGTCGTCGCTCCTGTCATTATTTTCCATGAAGAAAACTAAATTAACACGTCCAACTGCCCTTTTTTGTTGACGCAGACAGTGTACTAAAATATCATTAATGATGGCTGGTTTAATGTATTTCCCCAAACAAATTTCCAGTCTGGAGAAAGAAAATTGTTTTGATTTCAAAACTTATGCACGCTCAGTGACATTAAATTCACTTTACTAAACAGATCTATTTCTTGCTGCATTAGAATAAGTTTAACTAAGGTAAACCCATCATGCCATCAGCACAAAAGCTTTTAGGAGAtccaggaagagaggggagtgagaggtCCAAAGCTCACTCATCCATCTGTGAACTCAAGTGGATCCGCATGAAGAACAGACCCAACAAAACTAAGgttcatattattattaattaggAAACTGCATATTATGAGTTTGAAAAAGGGCTACATGATAAAAGGGTTGCTGGAATTACTTTATGGACCTTTGGTATCTCCATGCACAGTAAATATTCTTTACTATAACAAATCTGAATTAagtttctcttctccctttATTTACTGAGAAGGACATGAACATGGCAGAGTTGGATCAATTAGTGCCGTCCCATGTTTTCTCACCTCCAACCCAAGCCACAACCTGTCACTATAGAAACAGCTCCTTGGCAACATCAAGGAGTGGGCTCATATTTAAGGATCTTGCAGTGATGTGTAACTCACCTTTACTTAGTCACTTGCTGCACATAATTTCCCATCAATGCTAAAGATGTATGCAGGGACATTGCTGTGgtaagtttttatttttactaaTTCCATGCAAGTCatgacaatttaaaaaaattcagttATCTTACTATAATCCATGAAATCACCTGCTGAGGAACAGTACTGTTgaggttttgtgtttttgttgcatTATTATTTGTGTATTGTTACTTTTAATATGTGTTGGGCTAAATGCAAGTTACAATGTATGTTACTATTACAAAGTATAATAAGTAACCATTCACAACTTACCTTATGTTTAAGATAAATCATACACATTTCACACTGAAAACTAACAATGTAATGTATGGAATGGAATGTATTTTGAAGAAGGTGTGTGCCTGATCACTTGCTCCCACCTCTCAATGACTACTTTTCAGAGTTGCTAGTGCGCTGACACACACTTTAGCTGGTGAATAACTGTCACTGAAAAACACCACCATGGGAGCAGCTTCTTCATCCTATCATCCACGAACTCTCTACCTCAGTGTAGATGGGAAAATGCAGAAGGCAAGTTCAACTGGATAAATGGCATACATCTTAGTTCTACTTATTCAAGAATGACACATTCTCTActgctacaacaacaacaataataatagtagtagaaATTGTTGACTCACAACTTGGAATTTCCCCAGTCCTACAATGATAAAAGACTTTAGAAGAATCTTAGTAAAAGAGACTAAATGAACGATGTGTTCGCTATTGTTCCTGTACCAGTTTCCTGTAGATGCAGGTTGCAGGTTGTGATATTGCCTTTCACTGTGCTTCTAGGTGATTTTTAGTCAACACTGCAGCCAGTATGACATCAGAGAACTCCTGTGTTCTTCATCAAACATTCCAAGGTAACTACAAACTCTCTCAAAATGATGCACTCTCTATATTTTCACACATGATATGACCATATATAAAGACATAAACAGGGTTTCCGTTAGCCGGTAATTACCGGTTTTTGCCTGGtaaaattgataaaaaaaaaaaaagataaataaaaaaaacttccatACAGAACATAACATGTATCCTTAAACAGTACAATTGTGTTTAAAACCAAAGCAGATGAATCCATAACGGAACTACatcttattgttattatattattttactGATTAGTCGCAACGCTTCCTACTCTCTCCATCTACGTGGAGAGAATACGGATTTTATCTAATCACgtttcattctctgtgaagCTTCAGCCTGAGCTCCGTCCTCTAGTCTACAGCCTTCGTCATTTCTGCAGTGTCATCATGGGGACTATTTTATCAAATTGTTCTATTTCAATGAGAATGGTGTAATCTATCTGAAATGTCAGCAGCTCTTTGGGTTTGTTGGATTGCCTATAAtgtgactgtaaaggccagcaatcTTAAACCCtctgatgcacaagtggcatatatgtagaagattaaagatttctgggggtgttctttttattactctaggacaaaaactcacgGAGCTTTAAAAGcctattgacaacaagaacaaaaaactaaatatccCTCCACAGGGATATAGTCCCCAGACTTGGCTAGGCTCATTCACGTCACTGGGTCAGTTTGCTCATTATTTGCCCAAATCGCGTTTTGCTGATGGGATTTATCTCATCTCATAGTGTCATCGCTTAGATAATAATCTTGTGTGGTTGTAAACTAGCCTATAGCTTGCAGCATAACATGCAAGACATATGGGTTTACCACAACCTAGCTAGCAACAGTAAACAATGCATTTCTGTCATTTTCGTCTCAGAATGTTTGAGAAACATGCATTTAAAAGCTGAACTTGTTTTCTTCAGTTTGATACCTTTCAGTTCttcatgtatttatgttttattcTGTAGCCTGTAAAGTTCATAAAAGTCTTCAAGGATTGATTAGTGTAGTAGGATATATACTTAGGGAACAATGACTAATGTATTTTACCTCCAGCCAACAATCAACAGATCTGGACAAGTGCCCTCTATAGGCAGAGATGGGAGATAATGCTCAACATGTTCAGGGAGAAAATGGAAAACTAAAGGCCAAAATATAATCAAGAGTAAACATTGTTTAGTTCTGCCCTAAATATTTACCATTTTCTGAATATAGTCACAAAATAGAACTCACAAATTGTAGGCATACTCAAATGTTCACATACAAACAATCTGGTTCAACGTggtctctttatttctgtgtaAGAGAGTATTAATTACTTTAATTAAAGACTGAATCTTTATTAAAGTAATTCCTATGGCAACCTGTCTTATGTCCATTTAGGAACACGGCTATATCACTAGTTGATTCAGAAGGAGCCATGGTTCCTATATACCCCGCCATGCCTACTAACACTCCCAAGTGAGCACCtcattgtttcttttctttttcatacatGAAAGCTAAACATAATAGAATTGTCTGCTTACAATGTGCTGTGAATGCTTTTCCTTTCTTAGTTGTTTATATAAAGTAGTGCCTCAGTCAGCGGGCCAAGCGGGAGGTAAGATTAGACTTTTAATTTACTGTCTGCTCCATTCATCTCAATGTATTACTATATATtcaatatatttgtattatatttgtattcaaaATAATCATATTTTTCCAGATTAAGTTCAACATGTTTGCTGTTATTCCATCAACATGGCCAATGtcctgtactttttttttcccagacAAAGAAGATATGTTTCAGAATGTTCTGACTCAGGTGGCAGATCAGTTCAGCAGGTGAAGTCTTCAGAGGAACCATTCATTGATAATGCAGAATGCATCCCATAATATCCCATGGATAGATACACTTCACTATAGGCCCGTATTAGTGCAGAGCTGCTAATAAATATTCTGATATATAtgttctttctcctctttgaAATATGTCAGGGCCTTTAGGATCAATGAACTGAAAACAGAGGTCACAAACAGAATGGCCATGCTCGAGAAGCGAGTTGAGTGTGAGTTTCTACCTGTTTGGTGTTACCTATGCTCACCGGCACATTGCAGCTAATTGATAAGATGTGCAACGAAAAACCGAGCAGAGATATGTATTTGCGGTGTCTTTCAGTGGAGGGTCTAAAGGTGCTTGAGATTGAGAAATGCAAGAATGACCTCAGGAGGCTACGAGATGAAATGACCtcaaggggaggaggaaggtAAACCTTGATTgtcaaaaaaaaacctgtttccGTACACTTGATTGACAGGTATAATCTAGTGCAAAGTGCTTATCCCGCAACATGATTGCAAAATCTCAGCTTTCAAAGATTCCGATGCAGGGTTGCATCAGATCATTTTAATTAAATCTAAGCCTGACTCCACCCAATGGCAAATGGTGTATTGAAGTACGGTGAATGTCATGAGCATTTCTCAATGAACTCCATTCCCCAAAATGGCTCACTATGACGCTCTGTTGTGTCTCATATGTTGATCTCTCTCCTCAGAATGAATTGTGCCTGTAAATACAACTTCTCTGATGACGGCAAAAAACTGTCTCCCAGGCGTGATGTTCCAAGCTATCCGAAGGTAAATGAGAACATGGCAAGTCAACTTGGAAGTGAGCTTTGTAATTAGGAGACCTGATCTCATAGTGTCATTTTCTATTTTTGCTTACAGTACACTCTATCCCAAGAGACAATTGAGGCTCTGAAGAAACCCACATTTGATGTCTGGCATTGGGAGCATAATGAGGTCTTTTACTCAGCTTGaactgtctctgtgttgttgtgAGACAGCTTTGGGGTTGTTGTGAGACAGGTTTGGGGTTGGGTGATGAATGCATTTTTCTTTTatcaaaaaatatttaaatatgtacCTCACAGGGACAGCAAGAGACTTATTACATTGAACGTTCTGTTCatttatatgttgttgttgttgttgttgttgttgttgttgttcatagATGCTAAGCTGCCTAGAATACATGTACCATGACCTGGGACTGGTGAAGGAGTTTAGCATCAATCCAATCACACTGAAAAGATGGCTGGTAAAATATGTAGTATTATTTAATTGTGAAAAATTCCCCTCACTGTTTATTTAATGTCTTTATTCTACACCTCCATCATACAGAAGTACTAGTCAGTATTAGATTGTTGCTGTGGTTACATTAAGTTTACCGTTAAAACAATCTTAATGCGCTCAGTTAACCCATTGCTTGGTTTTAAACCTAATCTTActtttgtgtcttttctttttacagTTGAATATTCAGGAGAATTATCGTGAAAATCCCTTCCATAACTTCCGCCATTGTTTCTGTGTTAGCCAGATAATGTATGGAATGATTAATCTCTGTAACCTTCAGGTGAGCTACACGCTAAACATGTTTCGATGCGTTCATGACATACAGCTAATTGTTTGACTGACCTGTTTCAAATGTATGAACTCATGAGttcatgtgttatgtgttatttaGGAAAAACTCAGCATGACAGACATTAGCATCCTCATGACAGCAGCAGTCTGCCATGACCTGGACCACCCCGGATACAACAACACGTATGTCACCAATGTATACACCAACACCAGGTCTTTGTGTATGTCAGAAGATGACCAGCAGTTGTATAGGAACAACCAGCTTTGTAGTTGCACAGGGGGGAATTGATTGTGAgttaatatgtatttattttgcttAGTT from Clupea harengus chromosome 8, Ch_v2.0.2, whole genome shotgun sequence encodes:
- the pde9ab gene encoding high affinity cGMP-specific 3',5'-cyclic phosphodiesterase 9A isoform X1: MGAASSSYHPRTLYLSVDGKMQKVIFSQHCSQYDIRELLCSSSNIPRNTAISLVDSEGAMVPIYPAMPTNTPNCLYKVVPQSAGQAGDKEDMFQNVLTQVADQFSRAFRINELKTEVTNRMAMLEKRVELEGLKVLEIEKCKNDLRRLRDEMTSRGGGRMNCACKYNFSDDGKKLSPRRDVPSYPKYTLSQETIEALKKPTFDVWHWEHNEMLSCLEYMYHDLGLVKEFSINPITLKRWLLNIQENYRENPFHNFRHCFCVSQIMYGMINLCNLQEKLSMTDISILMTAAVCHDLDHPGYNNTYQINARTELAVRYNDISPLENHHCAVAFQILSQPECNIFANIEPEVFKQIRQAIITLILATDMARHGEILDLFKNKVDNFDFTNEEHIKCLKMVLIKCCDISNEVRPTEVAEPWVDYLLEEYFMQSDREKSEGLPVAPFMDRDKVTKPTAQIGFIKFVLIPMFETVMKLFPQIEEMMVQPLRDSRDHYEELKQQNDDAMTEAQVKKTDSMPLGGKKK
- the pde9ab gene encoding high affinity cGMP-specific 3',5'-cyclic phosphodiesterase 9A isoform X2, coding for MGAASSSYHPRTLYLSVDGKMQKVIFSQHCSQYDIRELLCSSSNIPRNTAISLVDSEGAMVPIYPAMPTNTPNCLYKVVPQSAGQAGDKEDMFQNVLTQVADQFSRINELKTEVTNRMAMLEKRVELEGLKVLEIEKCKNDLRRLRDEMTSRGGGRMNCACKYNFSDDGKKLSPRRDVPSYPKYTLSQETIEALKKPTFDVWHWEHNEMLSCLEYMYHDLGLVKEFSINPITLKRWLLNIQENYRENPFHNFRHCFCVSQIMYGMINLCNLQEKLSMTDISILMTAAVCHDLDHPGYNNTYQINARTELAVRYNDISPLENHHCAVAFQILSQPECNIFANIEPEVFKQIRQAIITLILATDMARHGEILDLFKNKVDNFDFTNEEHIKCLKMVLIKCCDISNEVRPTEVAEPWVDYLLEEYFMQSDREKSEGLPVAPFMDRDKVTKPTAQIGFIKFVLIPMFETVMKLFPQIEEMMVQPLRDSRDHYEELKQQNDDAMTEAQVKKTDSMPLGGKKK